One segment of Bradyrhizobium sp. CB2312 DNA contains the following:
- a CDS encoding GrlR family regulatory protein: MFEGFYKVRFQLGDSVGRSVMHAGNGKMLGGNSAFAHIGTYEKTEGGVDVVIKTVRHNPDPNYRAMAGTDDATLLAKGWADGDLYRFKGELKELPGVPFQSVMTPITEDEVPIAGGVGEGGIIDGLYSVHLRMLDGVDGGLTGVMLLKGGRILGGDAAFYYLGSYTAANGRWKGQILNQEHTPAKDDPIFGGHEVGIGFSGRYDGQEAVLEATALAGKRSLRLTAALKLMHRA; encoded by the coding sequence GTGTTTGAAGGCTTCTACAAGGTTCGGTTTCAGCTCGGCGACTCGGTCGGCCGGAGCGTGATGCATGCCGGCAACGGCAAGATGCTCGGCGGCAATTCGGCCTTCGCCCATATCGGCACCTACGAGAAGACCGAAGGCGGCGTCGACGTCGTGATCAAGACCGTCCGTCACAACCCCGATCCCAATTACCGCGCCATGGCCGGCACCGACGATGCGACCTTGCTCGCGAAGGGCTGGGCCGATGGCGATCTCTACCGCTTCAAGGGCGAGCTCAAGGAGCTGCCCGGCGTGCCGTTCCAGTCGGTGATGACGCCAATCACCGAGGACGAGGTGCCGATCGCCGGCGGCGTCGGGGAGGGCGGCATCATCGACGGGCTCTATTCGGTGCATCTGCGCATGCTCGACGGCGTCGACGGCGGCCTCACCGGCGTGATGCTGCTCAAGGGGGGCCGCATCCTCGGCGGCGATGCCGCGTTCTATTATCTCGGCAGCTACACCGCCGCGAATGGCCGCTGGAAGGGCCAGATCCTCAATCAGGAGCATACGCCGGCGAAGGACGATCCGATCTTCGGCGGCCACGAGGTCGGCATCGGCTTCTCCGGCCGCTATGATGGCCAAGAGGCGGTGCTGGAGGCGACCGCCCTTGCCGGCAAGCGCAGCCTGCGCCTCACCGCCGCGCTCAAGCTGATGCACCGCGCCTGA
- a CDS encoding GrlR family regulatory protein, which produces MLDGLYKVEYGVGGAFGRSIMCMHKGKLLGGNSAFAHLGSYEVRDGVIEGEVITERHNDDPNYKPLMGTDFAAIKVRGRTEGSTILFEGEAEPMPGNVFWANLAPLDDEALPPRGTVGPDGIVNGLYAIHIRALDGVDAGLSGVMLLMDGRILGGDAFFYYLGSYSSADGRWKGEMLNQEHTPAKDDNPVFGGLEVGIGFSGTCTADSGELEGIALAGKRSLRLAASLKLMRRA; this is translated from the coding sequence TTGCTGGACGGGCTCTACAAGGTTGAATACGGCGTTGGCGGCGCCTTCGGCCGCAGCATCATGTGCATGCACAAGGGCAAGCTGCTCGGCGGCAATTCCGCCTTCGCCCATCTCGGCTCCTACGAGGTCAGGGACGGCGTGATCGAAGGCGAGGTCATCACCGAGCGCCACAACGATGATCCCAATTACAAGCCGCTGATGGGCACCGACTTTGCCGCGATCAAGGTGCGCGGCCGGACGGAAGGATCGACGATCCTGTTCGAGGGCGAGGCGGAACCGATGCCGGGCAACGTGTTCTGGGCCAATCTCGCGCCGCTCGATGACGAGGCGCTGCCGCCGCGCGGCACGGTCGGTCCCGACGGCATCGTCAACGGGCTTTACGCCATCCACATCCGCGCGCTCGACGGCGTCGATGCCGGGCTCTCCGGCGTGATGCTGCTGATGGACGGCCGCATCCTCGGCGGCGATGCGTTCTTCTACTATCTCGGCTCTTACTCGTCGGCGGACGGCCGCTGGAAAGGCGAGATGCTAAACCAGGAGCACACACCGGCGAAAGACGACAACCCGGTGTTTGGCGGTCTTGAGGTCGGGATCGGCTTCTCCGGGACCTGCACCGCCGACAGCGGCGAGCTCGAAGGCATCGCGCTCGCCGGCAAGCGCAGCCTGCGCCTTGCCGCCTCGCTCAAGCTGATGCGAAGGGCGTAG
- a CDS encoding DUF2735 domain-containing protein yields MMNNGLSQGSAKIYQFPVGGRAALAGRRYGETRLPADQASLPANVSICSDSWYHQDAVDEAKPKWDR; encoded by the coding sequence ATGATGAACAATGGTCTGAGTCAGGGATCTGCAAAGATCTACCAGTTTCCCGTCGGGGGCCGCGCAGCTCTCGCCGGACGCCGCTATGGCGAGACCCGCCTTCCCGCCGATCAGGCTTCGCTTCCCGCGAACGTCTCGATCTGCAGCGACAGCTGGTATCACCAGGACGCGGTCGACGAAGCCAAGCCAAAATGGGACCGCTAA
- a CDS encoding tetratricopeptide repeat protein, translating to MRTYLLAILFTLAAPLAAHAQSADLVLCDRVAADPSDPDKPADVKGVSDIAAADVATAIKFCKQAASSSRRAMFALGRAYAANRQTNEAIAAWRKAAEKGSSAAMVELGVAYGTGSGVAKDEAQARRLFEKAAQSGNPRGVSNLAALGGAGGAAPADPAQARALLGKAAETNAEAQYQLGLMLANGNGGEKDDVAARALFEKAAAQNHPGALERMGAFAQEGRGGPKDKDAAKAYYERAAALGDEDAKKALERLRCPYAIKDKQGKLVTTLCF from the coding sequence ATGCGAACCTATCTCCTTGCCATCCTCTTCACGCTCGCCGCGCCGCTGGCGGCGCATGCGCAATCGGCCGATCTCGTCCTGTGCGACAGGGTCGCCGCCGATCCCAGCGATCCCGACAAGCCGGCTGACGTGAAGGGCGTGAGTGACATCGCGGCCGCCGACGTCGCGACAGCGATCAAGTTCTGCAAGCAGGCGGCGTCATCCTCGCGGCGCGCGATGTTCGCGCTCGGCCGCGCCTATGCGGCCAACCGGCAGACGAACGAGGCGATCGCCGCCTGGCGCAAGGCGGCCGAGAAGGGATCGAGCGCAGCGATGGTCGAGCTTGGCGTCGCCTATGGCACCGGCTCGGGCGTCGCCAAGGACGAGGCGCAGGCACGAAGGCTGTTCGAGAAGGCGGCGCAATCAGGCAATCCCCGCGGCGTCTCTAACCTTGCCGCGCTCGGCGGCGCAGGTGGCGCGGCGCCGGCCGACCCCGCCCAGGCCCGCGCGCTGCTCGGCAAGGCCGCCGAGACCAACGCGGAGGCGCAGTACCAGCTCGGCCTGATGCTCGCCAACGGCAATGGCGGTGAGAAGGACGACGTTGCGGCACGCGCGCTGTTCGAGAAGGCGGCCGCGCAAAACCATCCCGGCGCGCTGGAGCGGATGGGCGCCTTCGCGCAGGAAGGCCGCGGCGGGCCGAAGGACAAGGACGCCGCAAAGGCCTATTACGAGCGCGCCGCAGCCCTCGGCGACGAGGACGCCAAGAAGGCGCTGGAGCGGCTGCGCTGTCCCTATGCGATCAAGGACAAGCAGGGCAAGCTCGTCACCACCCTGTGCTTCTGA
- a CDS encoding substrate-binding domain-containing protein: METIRMLSTLGLMGAMRSLSSAFEAAHAIHVDADFAPTLALLKRLRDGEAADLVILTREGLDEMISEGRVVAETAADLARSFVGIAVRAGQAHPDIATEAALRTTLLAARSVAYSRLGASGVYFAQLIVRMGIAAEINGKATIVEQGFTAERLVSGEADLAVQQISELKQVDGIEVVGPIPHELQTPAVFSAGRIASAKHAEAADRLLRYLSSPEVVPALRQSGLEP, encoded by the coding sequence ATGGAAACAATTCGCATGCTCTCGACGCTCGGCCTGATGGGCGCGATGCGCAGCCTGTCCTCCGCCTTCGAGGCAGCTCACGCCATCCATGTCGATGCCGACTTCGCGCCAACGCTGGCGCTGCTCAAGCGACTGCGTGACGGCGAGGCCGCCGATCTCGTGATCCTCACGCGCGAAGGGCTCGACGAGATGATCAGCGAGGGCCGTGTGGTCGCCGAGACCGCAGCCGATCTGGCGCGCTCTTTCGTCGGCATCGCGGTGCGGGCAGGGCAGGCGCATCCCGACATCGCGACCGAAGCCGCGCTGCGCACGACGCTGCTCGCGGCGCGGTCCGTCGCCTATTCGCGGCTGGGTGCGAGCGGCGTGTACTTCGCCCAGCTCATCGTGCGGATGGGGATCGCGGCCGAAATCAATGGCAAGGCCACCATCGTCGAGCAGGGCTTTACGGCGGAGCGGCTCGTCAGCGGCGAGGCGGATCTCGCCGTGCAGCAGATCAGCGAGCTCAAGCAAGTTGACGGCATCGAGGTGGTCGGCCCGATCCCGCACGAGCTGCAAACGCCGGCCGTGTTTTCCGCCGGCCGCATCGCCAGCGCGAAGCATGCCGAGGCCGCGGATCGACTGCTCCGCTACCTGTCATCGCCGGAGGTCGTTCCTGCGCTACGCCAATCGGGACTTGAGCCTTGA
- a CDS encoding glutamine synthetase beta-grasp domain-containing protein, which translates to MTKYKLEYIWLDGYTPTPNLRGKTQIKEFASFPTLEQLPLWGFDGSSTQQAEGHSSDCVLKPVAVFPDAARTNGVLVMCEVMMPDGKTPHASNKRATILDDAGAWFGFEQEYFFYKDGRPLGFPTAGYPAPQGPYYTGVGFSNVGDVARKIVEEHLDLCLAAGINHEGINAEVAKGQWEFQIFGKGSKTAADQMWMARYLMLRLTEKYGIDIEFHCKPLGDTDWNGSGMHANFSTAYMREVGGKEYFEALMGAFEKNLMDHIAVYGPDNDKRLTGKHETAPWNKFSYGVADRGASIRVPHSFVNNGYKGYLEDRRPNSQGDPYQIASQILKTISSVPTDKKAAA; encoded by the coding sequence ATGACCAAGTATAAGCTCGAGTACATCTGGCTCGACGGATATACGCCGACTCCGAACTTGCGCGGCAAAACCCAGATCAAGGAATTTGCGTCGTTCCCGACGCTCGAGCAGCTTCCGCTCTGGGGCTTCGATGGCTCCTCCACCCAGCAGGCCGAAGGCCACAGCTCCGATTGCGTGCTGAAGCCGGTCGCCGTCTTCCCGGATGCCGCGCGCACCAACGGCGTGCTCGTGATGTGCGAAGTCATGATGCCCGATGGCAAGACCCCGCATGCGTCCAACAAGCGCGCCACGATCCTCGATGACGCCGGCGCCTGGTTCGGCTTCGAGCAGGAGTACTTCTTCTACAAGGACGGCCGTCCGCTCGGCTTCCCGACCGCCGGCTATCCGGCGCCGCAGGGCCCGTACTACACCGGCGTCGGCTTTTCGAACGTCGGCGACGTCGCCCGCAAGATCGTCGAGGAGCATCTCGACCTCTGCCTGGCCGCCGGCATCAACCATGAGGGCATCAACGCGGAAGTCGCCAAGGGCCAGTGGGAATTCCAGATCTTCGGCAAGGGCTCCAAGACGGCTGCCGACCAGATGTGGATGGCCCGCTACCTGATGCTGCGCCTCACCGAGAAGTACGGCATCGACATCGAGTTCCACTGCAAGCCGCTCGGTGACACCGACTGGAACGGCTCGGGCATGCACGCCAACTTCTCGACCGCCTATATGCGCGAAGTCGGCGGCAAGGAGTATTTCGAGGCGCTGATGGGCGCGTTCGAGAAGAACCTGATGGACCACATCGCCGTCTACGGCCCGGACAACGACAAGCGTCTGACCGGCAAGCACGAGACCGCGCCCTGGAACAAGTTCAGCTACGGCGTGGCCGACCGCGGCGCCTCGATCCGCGTTCCGCACTCCTTCGTCAACAACGGCTACAAGGGCTATCTGGAAGACCGCCGTCCGAACTCGCAAGGCGACCCCTACCAGATCGCTTCGCAGATCCTGAAGACGATCTCGTCCGTGCCGACCGACAAGAAGGCCGCGGCCTAA
- a CDS encoding tyrosine-protein phosphatase gives MTDSPARHLALQGASNFRDLGGYPTTDGRTTRWRHIFRSNHLGQLTAADVEIVRALGVRSAFDFRGVEERAAGICVVEEIAVHSLPIEPTVVAALRAELVAGRLTAPVASEIMRDSYRNYVRHNTHSFRTLFGHLLEDRAPLVIHCTAGKDRTGFASALILHALGVSDDVIAEDYLLTNQHYKRDALAAIDLPEDVRNAIGSVEASYLAAAFEAVGKEYGDLETYLHEGLKLGTAERDALKERYLQA, from the coding sequence ATAACGGACTCCCCTGCCCGTCACCTCGCCTTGCAAGGAGCGAGCAATTTCCGCGATCTCGGCGGCTATCCGACCACCGACGGCCGCACCACGCGCTGGCGCCACATCTTCCGCTCGAACCATCTCGGCCAGCTCACGGCCGCCGACGTCGAGATCGTCCGCGCGCTGGGCGTGCGCAGCGCGTTCGACTTTCGCGGCGTCGAGGAGCGCGCGGCCGGCATCTGTGTGGTGGAGGAGATCGCCGTGCATTCGCTGCCGATCGAGCCGACGGTGGTCGCCGCGCTCCGCGCCGAACTCGTCGCAGGCAGACTGACCGCGCCGGTCGCCAGCGAGATCATGCGCGACTCCTACCGCAACTATGTCCGCCACAACACGCACAGCTTCCGCACGCTGTTCGGCCATCTCCTGGAAGACCGGGCGCCGCTCGTCATCCACTGCACCGCCGGCAAGGATCGCACCGGCTTTGCCAGCGCGCTGATCCTGCATGCGCTGGGCGTGTCCGATGACGTCATTGCCGAGGACTACTTGCTGACCAACCAGCACTACAAGCGCGATGCGCTGGCTGCCATCGACCTGCCCGAGGACGTGCGCAACGCGATCGGCAGCGTCGAGGCGTCGTATCTTGCTGCGGCTTTCGAAGCCGTCGGCAAGGAATATGGCGACCTCGAAACCTATTTGCACGAGGGGCTCAAGCTCGGCACGGCCGAGCGTGATGCGCTGAAGGAGCGCTATCTGCAAGCGTGA
- a CDS encoding MliC family protein produces MDRHKAIVLAITMLAGGISGARQADAQTFRTYRCADGTQFIVGFYDHDKRAFLQIGGEPVTLAKRLTLSGARYSGAGITLRIGKTGATTVKHLKRPVTACVVVEKPAL; encoded by the coding sequence ATGGACCGGCACAAGGCCATTGTTTTGGCGATCACCATGCTGGCGGGCGGAATTTCCGGCGCGCGGCAGGCCGACGCGCAGACGTTCCGGACCTACCGTTGCGCCGATGGTACGCAATTCATCGTGGGGTTTTATGACCACGACAAGCGCGCCTTCCTCCAGATCGGCGGCGAACCAGTCACGCTGGCGAAGCGGCTGACGCTGTCTGGCGCGCGCTATTCGGGGGCGGGGATCACGCTGAGGATTGGCAAGACCGGAGCGACCACGGTCAAGCATTTGAAGCGGCCAGTCACGGCCTGCGTGGTCGTCGAAAAGCCCGCGCTCTAG
- a CDS encoding arylsulfatase produces MSIRKSVAHGMFALLGAMVVAAPQATAQQQKGPNVVVLMTDDTGWNDFGAYSGGGAALGHPTPNIDRIAKEGATFTNWYGQASCTAGRASFITGRIPIRSALSIVVAPGDENALKKETPTIAEFFQKNGYSTYFSGKWHLGDKPESYPIEHGFDEMKAFAAYYPGVYTYADTSKWFHPWFPSYNPEIAKAYFEVVNMYEWEGVAGQPAKRGEYITYDYLANFDVRQADYAIDYIKKHAKDAKPFFMDVNFMKMHNPTNASSKFAGKSRLGDYSDSVMELDDDIGRIMDAIRAEAPNTIVIVTADNGAWQDAYPDAGTTPFRGEKGSAFEGGWRVPGLMWWPEHIPAGANYHEMMSHIDCWATLAKMVGLTPPPHGAWTDDNGRPIYFDSIDNSEYILGRTKHSARRSWIYIDGENFMGARADVGGDSTNADLSIAWKYLWTAKDTWLGPEQNLGSIGSVYNLTMDPFEKYDMVFNGAMSARMPLQSPGKYTGQDNGWVLALIFPVVMEFNKSIVDYPSIKRKPGGASNDWRPDLQRPENPVPMLDMKHLPNIKGSGG; encoded by the coding sequence ATGAGTATCCGAAAGAGTGTTGCGCACGGCATGTTCGCGCTGCTCGGCGCGATGGTGGTTGCGGCCCCTCAAGCGACCGCGCAGCAGCAGAAGGGGCCGAATGTCGTCGTGCTAATGACGGATGACACTGGATGGAATGATTTCGGCGCCTATAGCGGGGGTGGCGCCGCGCTCGGCCATCCAACGCCAAACATCGACCGGATCGCTAAGGAAGGCGCGACGTTCACGAACTGGTATGGGCAAGCAAGCTGCACGGCAGGCCGCGCCTCGTTTATTACCGGACGCATTCCGATCCGTTCGGCGCTCTCCATCGTGGTCGCTCCGGGCGATGAGAATGCGCTCAAAAAGGAGACGCCGACCATAGCCGAATTTTTTCAAAAGAACGGCTACTCCACCTACTTTTCCGGCAAGTGGCATCTCGGTGATAAGCCGGAGTCCTATCCGATTGAGCACGGGTTCGACGAGATGAAGGCGTTCGCCGCATACTATCCGGGCGTCTACACCTATGCCGACACGTCCAAGTGGTTTCATCCATGGTTTCCCTCGTACAACCCAGAGATCGCGAAGGCCTATTTTGAAGTCGTAAACATGTACGAGTGGGAGGGAGTTGCCGGACAACCGGCGAAGAGAGGCGAGTACATTACGTACGATTACCTCGCCAACTTTGACGTCCGGCAGGCTGATTACGCAATCGACTACATCAAGAAGCACGCCAAGGACGCTAAGCCGTTCTTCATGGACGTCAATTTCATGAAGATGCACAACCCGACCAACGCATCATCAAAATTCGCCGGGAAGTCCCGGTTGGGAGATTACTCGGATTCGGTGATGGAACTCGATGACGACATCGGCCGGATCATGGACGCGATCCGTGCCGAAGCGCCGAATACGATTGTGATCGTAACGGCAGACAACGGTGCGTGGCAGGATGCTTATCCTGATGCGGGCACCACGCCTTTCCGCGGCGAAAAGGGTTCAGCATTTGAAGGAGGCTGGCGCGTACCCGGGTTAATGTGGTGGCCCGAACACATTCCCGCCGGTGCAAACTACCATGAAATGATGTCCCATATCGACTGCTGGGCAACGCTCGCCAAGATGGTCGGCCTGACCCCGCCGCCGCACGGCGCATGGACCGACGATAATGGCAGGCCAATCTACTTCGACAGCATCGACAACAGCGAGTACATCCTCGGCCGTACGAAGCACTCGGCACGAAGGTCGTGGATCTACATCGACGGCGAAAACTTCATGGGAGCGCGGGCGGATGTCGGCGGTGATTCAACTAACGCCGATCTCAGCATCGCGTGGAAGTATCTCTGGACGGCCAAGGACACTTGGCTCGGTCCGGAACAAAATCTCGGCTCGATTGGCTCGGTCTACAATCTGACGATGGATCCATTCGAGAAATACGACATGGTTTTCAACGGCGCGATGTCGGCACGTATGCCATTACAGTCGCCGGGCAAGTACACCGGACAGGACAACGGCTGGGTCTTGGCGCTGATCTTCCCCGTCGTGATGGAGTTCAACAAATCGATCGTGGATTATCCAAGCATCAAGCGTAAGCCGGGCGGAGCCTCGAACGATTGGAGACCGGATCTACAGCGCCCGGAAAACCCGGTCCCGATGCTGGATATGAAGCACCTGCCGAATATCAAGGGGAGCGGTGGATAA